The following proteins are encoded in a genomic region of Triticum dicoccoides isolate Atlit2015 ecotype Zavitan chromosome 1B, WEW_v2.0, whole genome shotgun sequence:
- the LOC119344121 gene encoding RPA-interacting protein-like isoform X3, protein MDSARPRRVPNKSRRPDWREELRENCMTRVKNERVHLLWKMRNQGQPPANDMVSKYVRNIISDEVQKLKGNVNGKEDQEVDMIWEYEGPQEAMPAEYESEDMLLEMERLLYEDLREEMIRKEIEALDEEDAYLAQAVFEHMQLKDEGVESAKVWCPVCKQGELRETHNLIHCTLCKIRLDLEEDKVNLDFLRERLAKVHMEHLDRGCTLSPKFCLHEMFGLNALYIRCDECSTFEVVV, encoded by the exons ATGGATTCGGCTCGCCCCCGGAGGGTTCCCAACAAATCCCGCCGCCCGGACTGGAGAGAGGAG CTTAGGGAAAATTGCATGACAAGAGTTAAAAATGAGAGGGTTCACTTGCTCTGGAAGATGAGGAACCAAGGGCAGCCGCCTGCTAATGACATGGTATCTAAATATG TCAGGAACATTATCTCAGATGAGGTACAGAAACTCAAAGGGAATGTGAATGGAAAAGAGGACCAAGAAGTTGATATGATATGGGaatatgaagggccacaagaagctatgCCCGCTGAATATGAAAGTGAAGATATGTTGCTTGAAATGGAAAGACTTCTTTATGaagatctgcgggaagaaatgattCGAAAAG AAATAGAGGCCCTTGATGAGGAAGATGCATACTTAGCTCAGGCTGTTTTCGAACATATGCAATTAAAGGACGAG GGTGTGGAAAGTGCTAAGGTCTGGTGTCCAGTATGCAAACAAGGAGAGCTACGAGAAACTCATAATCTCATACACTGTACTTTGTGTAAGATACGGCTTGACCTTGAAGAAGATAAG GTAAACCTAGATTTCTTGCGGGAGCGGTTGGCTAAAGTCCATATGGAGCACTTAGACAGAGGATGCACATTGTCACCCAAGTTCTGCTTGCATGAAATGTTTGGGTTGAATGCGCTTTACATCCGTTGCGATGAATGCAGCACTTTCGAAGTTGTGGTGTAA
- the LOC119344121 gene encoding RPA-interacting protein-like isoform X2, producing the protein MDSARPRRVPNKSRRPDWREELRENCMTRVKNERVHLLWKMRNQGQPPANDMKTVESAVRNIISDEVQKLKGNVNGKEDQEVDMIWEYEGPQEAMPAEYESEDMLLEMERLLYEDLREEMIRKEALDEEDAYLAQAVFEHMQLKDEGVESAKVWCPVCKQGELRETHNLIHCTLCKIRLDLEEDKVNLDFLRERLAKVHMEHLDRGCTLSPKFCLHEMFGLNALYIRCDECSTFEVVV; encoded by the exons ATGGATTCGGCTCGCCCCCGGAGGGTTCCCAACAAATCCCGCCGCCCGGACTGGAGAGAGGAG CTTAGGGAAAATTGCATGACAAGAGTTAAAAATGAGAGGGTTCACTTGCTCTGGAAGATGAGGAACCAAGGGCAGCCGCCTGCTAATGACATG AAAACGGTCGAATCTGCAGTCAGGAACATTATCTCAGATGAGGTACAGAAACTCAAAGGGAATGTGAATGGAAAAGAGGACCAAGAAGTTGATATGATATGGGaatatgaagggccacaagaagctatgCCCGCTGAATATGAAAGTGAAGATATGTTGCTTGAAATGGAAAGACTTCTTTATGaagatctgcgggaagaaatgattCGAAAAG AGGCCCTTGATGAGGAAGATGCATACTTAGCTCAGGCTGTTTTCGAACATATGCAATTAAAGGACGAG GGTGTGGAAAGTGCTAAGGTCTGGTGTCCAGTATGCAAACAAGGAGAGCTACGAGAAACTCATAATCTCATACACTGTACTTTGTGTAAGATACGGCTTGACCTTGAAGAAGATAAG GTAAACCTAGATTTCTTGCGGGAGCGGTTGGCTAAAGTCCATATGGAGCACTTAGACAGAGGATGCACATTGTCACCCAAGTTCTGCTTGCATGAAATGTTTGGGTTGAATGCGCTTTACATCCGTTGCGATGAATGCAGCACTTTCGAAGTTGTGGTGTAA
- the LOC119344121 gene encoding RPA-interacting protein-like isoform X1, producing MDSARPRRVPNKSRRPDWREELRENCMTRVKNERVHLLWKMRNQGQPPANDMKTVESAVRNIISDEVQKLKGNVNGKEDQEVDMIWEYEGPQEAMPAEYESEDMLLEMERLLYEDLREEMIRKEIEALDEEDAYLAQAVFEHMQLKDEGVESAKVWCPVCKQGELRETHNLIHCTLCKIRLDLEEDKVNLDFLRERLAKVHMEHLDRGCTLSPKFCLHEMFGLNALYIRCDECSTFEVVV from the exons ATGGATTCGGCTCGCCCCCGGAGGGTTCCCAACAAATCCCGCCGCCCGGACTGGAGAGAGGAG CTTAGGGAAAATTGCATGACAAGAGTTAAAAATGAGAGGGTTCACTTGCTCTGGAAGATGAGGAACCAAGGGCAGCCGCCTGCTAATGACATG AAAACGGTCGAATCTGCAGTCAGGAACATTATCTCAGATGAGGTACAGAAACTCAAAGGGAATGTGAATGGAAAAGAGGACCAAGAAGTTGATATGATATGGGaatatgaagggccacaagaagctatgCCCGCTGAATATGAAAGTGAAGATATGTTGCTTGAAATGGAAAGACTTCTTTATGaagatctgcgggaagaaatgattCGAAAAG AAATAGAGGCCCTTGATGAGGAAGATGCATACTTAGCTCAGGCTGTTTTCGAACATATGCAATTAAAGGACGAG GGTGTGGAAAGTGCTAAGGTCTGGTGTCCAGTATGCAAACAAGGAGAGCTACGAGAAACTCATAATCTCATACACTGTACTTTGTGTAAGATACGGCTTGACCTTGAAGAAGATAAG GTAAACCTAGATTTCTTGCGGGAGCGGTTGGCTAAAGTCCATATGGAGCACTTAGACAGAGGATGCACATTGTCACCCAAGTTCTGCTTGCATGAAATGTTTGGGTTGAATGCGCTTTACATCCGTTGCGATGAATGCAGCACTTTCGAAGTTGTGGTGTAA